Proteins co-encoded in one Amaranthus tricolor cultivar Red isolate AtriRed21 chromosome 7, ASM2621246v1, whole genome shotgun sequence genomic window:
- the LOC130818919 gene encoding probable amidase At4g34880 — translation MATFHSFLPFFLILLNTYLATSLNPTFPIKEATIKDLQTAFHESKLTSKQLVKYYLNQIQRLNPLLRAVIEVNPDALKQAEESDRRRARSKKCSKLNGIPILIKDNIASKDGMNTTAGSFALLGSVVKRDAGVVKRLRKAGAVILGKASLSEWANFRSSNAPSGWCARGGQGQNPYNLSASPCGSSSGSAIAVAANMVTVTLGTETDGSILCPSSVNSVVGIKPTLGLTSRAGVIPITPTQDTVGPICRTVADATYVLDTIAGYDPYDSKATMDARKYIPQGGYAQFLKLDGLKGKRLGILRKPFFDDMFPQGSSAFKHYFRVLRAKGAVLVDNLELPNMDELMSSNDEMMVMLAEFKVSLNSYLKELISSPVRSLADVIAFNNNQAQKEMIKEYDQAIFFYAEATKGIGLQEKKSLATLAKLSRDGFEKVMIENKLDAIITPGYSFSSVLAIGGFPGISVPAGYDEYGVPFGVCFGGLKGSEPKLIEIAYAFEQATKIRKPPTF, via the exons ATGGCAACTTTTCACTCATTTCTTCCATTCTTCCTAATTCTTCTTAACACATATTTAGCAACCTCACTAAACCCAACCTTTCCAATTAAGGAAGCCACCATTAAAGATCTCCAAACAGCCTTCCATGAAAGCAAGCTAACATCAAAGCAACTAGTCAAATACTACCTTAATCAAATTCAAAGACTAAACCCacttctaagagcagtaattgAAGTAAACCCAGATGCTCTAAAACAAGCAGAAGAGTCCGATAGGCGAAGAGCGAGATCtaaaaaatgtagcaaattgaaTGGGATACCGATATTGATTAAGGATAATATAGCAAGTAAAGATGGAATGAACACAACAGCAGGATCATTTGCATTGTTAGGCTCAGTTGTTAAAAGAGATGCTGGTGTTGTTAAAAGGTTGAGGAAAGCTGGGGCTGTTATACTTGGTAAGGCTAGTTTAAGTGAATGGGCTAATTTTAGATCTAGTAATGCTCCTAGTGGATGGTGTGCTAGAGGGGGACAAGGCCAA AATCCGTACAACTTATCAGCAAGTCCTTGTGGGTCCAGTAGTGGATCGGCCATAGCAGTAGCAGCAAACATGGTAACAGTGACTCTAGGGACCGAGACAGATGGCTCAATCCTTTGTCCTTCCTCTGTCAATTCCGTCGTCGGTATCAAACCAACTCTCGGTCTTACTAGCCGTGCTGGAGTTATACCCATCACTCCTACTCAAGACACTGttgg CCCAATTTGTAGGACAGTGGCCGATGCAACATATGTTCTAGATACTATTGCAGGTTATGATCCTTATGATTCCAAAGCAACAATGGACGCACGAAAGTACATCCCTCAAGGGGGCTATGCTCAATTCTTAAAGTTAGATGGTCTTAAAGGGAAAAGGTTAGGCATTCTAAGAAAACCCTTCTTTGATGACATGTTTCCTCAAGGGTCCTCTGCTTTTAAGCATTATTTCCGTGTTTTAAG GGCTAAAGGCGCAGTCTTGGTCGATAATTTGGAATTACCCAACATGGATGAACTTATGTCTTCCAATGATGAGATGATGGTGATGCTAGCTGAATTCAAAGTATCACTAAATTCTTACTTGaaggaacttattagttctccGGTGCGATCATTGGCCGACGTAATAGCATTTAACAACAATCAGGCCCAAAAG GAAATGATCAAAGAATATGATCAAgcaatatttttttatgctGAAGCTACAAAAGGAATTGGACTACAAGAGAAGAAATCCTTAGCAACATTAGCAAAATTGTCAAGAGATGGATTTGAGAAAGTTATGATAGAGAACAAGTTAGATGCAATCATAACACCTGGTTATTCGTTTTCAAGTGTTCTGGCCATTGGAGGATTTCCAGGAATAAGTGTACCTGCTGGATATGATGAGTATGGTGTGCCATTTGGTGTTTGTTTTGGAGGCTTAAAGGGTAGTGAACCTAAACTTATTGAAATTGCTTATGCTTTTGAGCAAGCTACGAAAATTAGGAAGCCTCctacattttga
- the LOC130818920 gene encoding zinc finger CCCH domain-containing protein 67-like isoform X1 — translation MGACEDMGVLFENQDEIKLGTLISSNGTHHEDQQPTEEEVLAKQLESVVLQAIKEEEKQNEEARKSHIYPWRPYAVDCNFYLRTGSCKFGKSCRFNHPIERAFQYFQTPGGCRLRDACRYNHSMQKPENERLVLNFLGLPVRPSEQECNFYMRTGSCGYGTNCRFNHPGPFAAKKSNLRNSLAYIAYMRGGNNLSRIYPDEKLQSSGISRGIADLSNGITLMNGSPYDGLCYHQPMSTNPACNQDQVKLMARLPLQILSVKKLDSSTNNEQVMQSEEFPVRPGQPDCDLFMKTGDCKYRAACRYNHPVSRSSKLRLPPLLFKRPYSKSQLNGQYPEQHRDRLSTSVQCALNETGLPLRPGSKICQSYELQGTCKYGKTCIFDHPKNCSIAVFDHDNGEDFSSTDPIVVDLEPCAVDNVEPDWGDGWEM, via the exons ATGGGTGCCTGTGAAGATATGGGTGTATTATTTGAGAACCAAGATGAAATTAAGTTAGGAACTTTAATTTCATCAAATGGGACCCACCATGAAGATCAACAACCTACTGAGGAAGAAGTTCTTGCTAAACAACTTGAAAGTGTAGTTTTGCAAGCTATTAAGGAAGAAGAAAAGCAAAATGAAGAAGCTAGGAAATCCCACATTTACCCTTGGAGGCCTTATGCTGTTGATTGTAACTTTTATCTCAGAACTGGTTCTTGCAAATTTGGCAAAAGTTGTAGATTTAATCACCCCATTGAAAGGGCTTTTCAG TACTTTCAAACACCTGGAGGATGTAGACTTAGAGATGCTTGCAGATACAATCATTCTATGCAGAAACCTGAAAATGAACGTCTGGTGCttaattttttaggtttaccagTAAGGCCG TCAGAGCAAGAGTGCAACTTTTACATGCGCACTGGCTCCTGTGGCTATGGAACTAATTGCAGGTTTAATCATCCGGGTCCATTTGCAGCAAAAAAATCTAATCTTAGGAACTCTTTGGCCTATATTGCATATATGAGAGGTGGCAACAATCTTTCTAGAATTTATCCTGATGAAAAATTGCAGTCTTCTGGAATATCACGGGGCATTGCAGATTTGTCAAACGGCATAACTTTAATGAATGGTTCGCCTTATGATGGGCTATGTTATCACCAACCAATGTCCACAAATCCCGCTTGCAATCAAGATCAG GTCAAGTTAATGGCTCGTTTGCCACTTCAAATTCTAAGTGTCAAGAAACTAGATTCATCAACAAATAACGAACAAGTTATGCAATCCGAGGAGTTTCCTGTAAGACCCGGGCAACCTGATTGTGATCTTTTCATGAAAACTGGAGACTGCAAATATAGAGCTGCCTGCAGGTATAATCATCCAGTAAGTCGATCCTCCAAGCTACGTCTCCCACCGCTTTTGTTTAAACGCCCATATTCCAAGTCT CAGCTGAATGGACAGTATCCTGAACAACATAGAGACCGACTGTCTACATCTGTACAATGCGCTCTCAATGAAACTGGCCTTCCTTTAAGACCC GGTAGCAAAATCTGCCAGAGTTATGAGCTGCAAGGTACATGCAAATATGGTAAAACTTGTATTTTTGATCATCCAAAGAATTGCTCAATTGCGGTATTTGATCATGACAATGGCGAAGATTTTAGTTCAACCGATCCTATAGTTGTTGATTTGGAGCCATGTGCTGTCGACAATGTCGAGCCAGATTGGGGTGACGGTTGGGAGATGTAA
- the LOC130818920 gene encoding zinc finger CCCH domain-containing protein 67-like isoform X5, with product MGACEDMGVLFENQDEIKLGTLISSNGTHHEDQQPTEEEVLAKQLESVVLQAIKEEEKQNEEARKSHIYPWRPYAVDCNFYLRTGSCKFGKSCRFNHPIERAFQYFQTPGGCRLRDACRYNHSMQKPENERLVLNFLGLPVRPSEQECNFYMRTGSCGYGTNCRFNHPGPFAAKKSNLRNSLAYIAYMRGGNNLSRIYPDEKLQSSGISRGIADLSNGITLMNGSPYDGLCYHQPMSTNPACNQDQVKLMARLPLQILSVKKLDSSTNNEQVMQSEEFPVRPGQPDCDLFMKTGDCKYRAACRYNHPLNGQYPEQHRDRLSTSVQCALNETGLPLRPGSKICQSYELQGTCKYGKTCIFDHPKNCSIAVFDHDNGEDFSSTDPIVVDLEPCAVDNVEPDWGDGWEM from the exons ATGGGTGCCTGTGAAGATATGGGTGTATTATTTGAGAACCAAGATGAAATTAAGTTAGGAACTTTAATTTCATCAAATGGGACCCACCATGAAGATCAACAACCTACTGAGGAAGAAGTTCTTGCTAAACAACTTGAAAGTGTAGTTTTGCAAGCTATTAAGGAAGAAGAAAAGCAAAATGAAGAAGCTAGGAAATCCCACATTTACCCTTGGAGGCCTTATGCTGTTGATTGTAACTTTTATCTCAGAACTGGTTCTTGCAAATTTGGCAAAAGTTGTAGATTTAATCACCCCATTGAAAGGGCTTTTCAG TACTTTCAAACACCTGGAGGATGTAGACTTAGAGATGCTTGCAGATACAATCATTCTATGCAGAAACCTGAAAATGAACGTCTGGTGCttaattttttaggtttaccagTAAGGCCG TCAGAGCAAGAGTGCAACTTTTACATGCGCACTGGCTCCTGTGGCTATGGAACTAATTGCAGGTTTAATCATCCGGGTCCATTTGCAGCAAAAAAATCTAATCTTAGGAACTCTTTGGCCTATATTGCATATATGAGAGGTGGCAACAATCTTTCTAGAATTTATCCTGATGAAAAATTGCAGTCTTCTGGAATATCACGGGGCATTGCAGATTTGTCAAACGGCATAACTTTAATGAATGGTTCGCCTTATGATGGGCTATGTTATCACCAACCAATGTCCACAAATCCCGCTTGCAATCAAGATCAG GTCAAGTTAATGGCTCGTTTGCCACTTCAAATTCTAAGTGTCAAGAAACTAGATTCATCAACAAATAACGAACAAGTTATGCAATCCGAGGAGTTTCCTGTAAGACCCGGGCAACCTGATTGTGATCTTTTCATGAAAACTGGAGACTGCAAATATAGAGCTGCCTGCAGGTATAATCATCCA CTGAATGGACAGTATCCTGAACAACATAGAGACCGACTGTCTACATCTGTACAATGCGCTCTCAATGAAACTGGCCTTCCTTTAAGACCC GGTAGCAAAATCTGCCAGAGTTATGAGCTGCAAGGTACATGCAAATATGGTAAAACTTGTATTTTTGATCATCCAAAGAATTGCTCAATTGCGGTATTTGATCATGACAATGGCGAAGATTTTAGTTCAACCGATCCTATAGTTGTTGATTTGGAGCCATGTGCTGTCGACAATGTCGAGCCAGATTGGGGTGACGGTTGGGAGATGTAA
- the LOC130818920 gene encoding zinc finger CCCH domain-containing protein 67-like isoform X2, with protein MGACEDMGVLFENQDEIKLGTLISSNGTHHEDQQPTEEEVLAKQLESVVLQAIKEEEKQNEEARKSHIYPWRPYAVDCNFYLRTGSCKFGKSCRFNHPIERAFQYFQTPGGCRLRDACRYNHSMQKPENERLVLNFLGLPVRPSEQECNFYMRTGSCGYGTNCRFNHPGPFAAKKSNLRNSLAYIAYMRGGNNLSRIYPDEKLQSSGISRGIADLSNGITLMNGSPYDGLCYHQPMSTNPACNQDQVKLMARLPLQILSVKKLDSSTNNEQVMQSEEFPVRPGQPDCDLFMKTGDCKYRAACRYNHPVSRSSKLRLPPLLFKRPYSKSLNGQYPEQHRDRLSTSVQCALNETGLPLRPGSKICQSYELQGTCKYGKTCIFDHPKNCSIAVFDHDNGEDFSSTDPIVVDLEPCAVDNVEPDWGDGWEM; from the exons ATGGGTGCCTGTGAAGATATGGGTGTATTATTTGAGAACCAAGATGAAATTAAGTTAGGAACTTTAATTTCATCAAATGGGACCCACCATGAAGATCAACAACCTACTGAGGAAGAAGTTCTTGCTAAACAACTTGAAAGTGTAGTTTTGCAAGCTATTAAGGAAGAAGAAAAGCAAAATGAAGAAGCTAGGAAATCCCACATTTACCCTTGGAGGCCTTATGCTGTTGATTGTAACTTTTATCTCAGAACTGGTTCTTGCAAATTTGGCAAAAGTTGTAGATTTAATCACCCCATTGAAAGGGCTTTTCAG TACTTTCAAACACCTGGAGGATGTAGACTTAGAGATGCTTGCAGATACAATCATTCTATGCAGAAACCTGAAAATGAACGTCTGGTGCttaattttttaggtttaccagTAAGGCCG TCAGAGCAAGAGTGCAACTTTTACATGCGCACTGGCTCCTGTGGCTATGGAACTAATTGCAGGTTTAATCATCCGGGTCCATTTGCAGCAAAAAAATCTAATCTTAGGAACTCTTTGGCCTATATTGCATATATGAGAGGTGGCAACAATCTTTCTAGAATTTATCCTGATGAAAAATTGCAGTCTTCTGGAATATCACGGGGCATTGCAGATTTGTCAAACGGCATAACTTTAATGAATGGTTCGCCTTATGATGGGCTATGTTATCACCAACCAATGTCCACAAATCCCGCTTGCAATCAAGATCAG GTCAAGTTAATGGCTCGTTTGCCACTTCAAATTCTAAGTGTCAAGAAACTAGATTCATCAACAAATAACGAACAAGTTATGCAATCCGAGGAGTTTCCTGTAAGACCCGGGCAACCTGATTGTGATCTTTTCATGAAAACTGGAGACTGCAAATATAGAGCTGCCTGCAGGTATAATCATCCAGTAAGTCGATCCTCCAAGCTACGTCTCCCACCGCTTTTGTTTAAACGCCCATATTCCAAGTCT CTGAATGGACAGTATCCTGAACAACATAGAGACCGACTGTCTACATCTGTACAATGCGCTCTCAATGAAACTGGCCTTCCTTTAAGACCC GGTAGCAAAATCTGCCAGAGTTATGAGCTGCAAGGTACATGCAAATATGGTAAAACTTGTATTTTTGATCATCCAAAGAATTGCTCAATTGCGGTATTTGATCATGACAATGGCGAAGATTTTAGTTCAACCGATCCTATAGTTGTTGATTTGGAGCCATGTGCTGTCGACAATGTCGAGCCAGATTGGGGTGACGGTTGGGAGATGTAA
- the LOC130818920 gene encoding zinc finger CCCH domain-containing protein 67-like isoform X4, with amino-acid sequence MGACEDMGVLFENQDEIKLGTLISSNGTHHEDQQPTEEEVLAKQLESVVLQAIKEEEKQNEEARKSHIYPWRPYAVDCNFYLRTGSCKFGKSCRFNHPIERAFQYFQTPGGCRLRDACRYNHSMQKPENERLVLNFLGLPVRPSEQECNFYMRTGSCGYGTNCRFNHPGPFAAKKSNLRNSLAYIAYMRGGNNLSRIYPDEKLQSSGISRGIADLSNGITLMNGSPYDGLCYHQPMSTNPACNQDQVKLMARLPLQILSVKKLDSSTNNEQVMQSEEFPVRPGQPDCDLFMKTGDCKYRAACRYNHPQLNGQYPEQHRDRLSTSVQCALNETGLPLRPGSKICQSYELQGTCKYGKTCIFDHPKNCSIAVFDHDNGEDFSSTDPIVVDLEPCAVDNVEPDWGDGWEM; translated from the exons ATGGGTGCCTGTGAAGATATGGGTGTATTATTTGAGAACCAAGATGAAATTAAGTTAGGAACTTTAATTTCATCAAATGGGACCCACCATGAAGATCAACAACCTACTGAGGAAGAAGTTCTTGCTAAACAACTTGAAAGTGTAGTTTTGCAAGCTATTAAGGAAGAAGAAAAGCAAAATGAAGAAGCTAGGAAATCCCACATTTACCCTTGGAGGCCTTATGCTGTTGATTGTAACTTTTATCTCAGAACTGGTTCTTGCAAATTTGGCAAAAGTTGTAGATTTAATCACCCCATTGAAAGGGCTTTTCAG TACTTTCAAACACCTGGAGGATGTAGACTTAGAGATGCTTGCAGATACAATCATTCTATGCAGAAACCTGAAAATGAACGTCTGGTGCttaattttttaggtttaccagTAAGGCCG TCAGAGCAAGAGTGCAACTTTTACATGCGCACTGGCTCCTGTGGCTATGGAACTAATTGCAGGTTTAATCATCCGGGTCCATTTGCAGCAAAAAAATCTAATCTTAGGAACTCTTTGGCCTATATTGCATATATGAGAGGTGGCAACAATCTTTCTAGAATTTATCCTGATGAAAAATTGCAGTCTTCTGGAATATCACGGGGCATTGCAGATTTGTCAAACGGCATAACTTTAATGAATGGTTCGCCTTATGATGGGCTATGTTATCACCAACCAATGTCCACAAATCCCGCTTGCAATCAAGATCAG GTCAAGTTAATGGCTCGTTTGCCACTTCAAATTCTAAGTGTCAAGAAACTAGATTCATCAACAAATAACGAACAAGTTATGCAATCCGAGGAGTTTCCTGTAAGACCCGGGCAACCTGATTGTGATCTTTTCATGAAAACTGGAGACTGCAAATATAGAGCTGCCTGCAGGTATAATCATCCA CAGCTGAATGGACAGTATCCTGAACAACATAGAGACCGACTGTCTACATCTGTACAATGCGCTCTCAATGAAACTGGCCTTCCTTTAAGACCC GGTAGCAAAATCTGCCAGAGTTATGAGCTGCAAGGTACATGCAAATATGGTAAAACTTGTATTTTTGATCATCCAAAGAATTGCTCAATTGCGGTATTTGATCATGACAATGGCGAAGATTTTAGTTCAACCGATCCTATAGTTGTTGATTTGGAGCCATGTGCTGTCGACAATGTCGAGCCAGATTGGGGTGACGGTTGGGAGATGTAA
- the LOC130818920 gene encoding zinc finger CCCH domain-containing protein 67-like isoform X3 codes for MGVLFENQDEIKLGTLISSNGTHHEDQQPTEEEVLAKQLESVVLQAIKEEEKQNEEARKSHIYPWRPYAVDCNFYLRTGSCKFGKSCRFNHPIERAFQYFQTPGGCRLRDACRYNHSMQKPENERLVLNFLGLPVRPSEQECNFYMRTGSCGYGTNCRFNHPGPFAAKKSNLRNSLAYIAYMRGGNNLSRIYPDEKLQSSGISRGIADLSNGITLMNGSPYDGLCYHQPMSTNPACNQDQVKLMARLPLQILSVKKLDSSTNNEQVMQSEEFPVRPGQPDCDLFMKTGDCKYRAACRYNHPVSRSSKLRLPPLLFKRPYSKSQLNGQYPEQHRDRLSTSVQCALNETGLPLRPGSKICQSYELQGTCKYGKTCIFDHPKNCSIAVFDHDNGEDFSSTDPIVVDLEPCAVDNVEPDWGDGWEM; via the exons ATGGGTGTATTATTTGAGAACCAAGATGAAATTAAGTTAGGAACTTTAATTTCATCAAATGGGACCCACCATGAAGATCAACAACCTACTGAGGAAGAAGTTCTTGCTAAACAACTTGAAAGTGTAGTTTTGCAAGCTATTAAGGAAGAAGAAAAGCAAAATGAAGAAGCTAGGAAATCCCACATTTACCCTTGGAGGCCTTATGCTGTTGATTGTAACTTTTATCTCAGAACTGGTTCTTGCAAATTTGGCAAAAGTTGTAGATTTAATCACCCCATTGAAAGGGCTTTTCAG TACTTTCAAACACCTGGAGGATGTAGACTTAGAGATGCTTGCAGATACAATCATTCTATGCAGAAACCTGAAAATGAACGTCTGGTGCttaattttttaggtttaccagTAAGGCCG TCAGAGCAAGAGTGCAACTTTTACATGCGCACTGGCTCCTGTGGCTATGGAACTAATTGCAGGTTTAATCATCCGGGTCCATTTGCAGCAAAAAAATCTAATCTTAGGAACTCTTTGGCCTATATTGCATATATGAGAGGTGGCAACAATCTTTCTAGAATTTATCCTGATGAAAAATTGCAGTCTTCTGGAATATCACGGGGCATTGCAGATTTGTCAAACGGCATAACTTTAATGAATGGTTCGCCTTATGATGGGCTATGTTATCACCAACCAATGTCCACAAATCCCGCTTGCAATCAAGATCAG GTCAAGTTAATGGCTCGTTTGCCACTTCAAATTCTAAGTGTCAAGAAACTAGATTCATCAACAAATAACGAACAAGTTATGCAATCCGAGGAGTTTCCTGTAAGACCCGGGCAACCTGATTGTGATCTTTTCATGAAAACTGGAGACTGCAAATATAGAGCTGCCTGCAGGTATAATCATCCAGTAAGTCGATCCTCCAAGCTACGTCTCCCACCGCTTTTGTTTAAACGCCCATATTCCAAGTCT CAGCTGAATGGACAGTATCCTGAACAACATAGAGACCGACTGTCTACATCTGTACAATGCGCTCTCAATGAAACTGGCCTTCCTTTAAGACCC GGTAGCAAAATCTGCCAGAGTTATGAGCTGCAAGGTACATGCAAATATGGTAAAACTTGTATTTTTGATCATCCAAAGAATTGCTCAATTGCGGTATTTGATCATGACAATGGCGAAGATTTTAGTTCAACCGATCCTATAGTTGTTGATTTGGAGCCATGTGCTGTCGACAATGTCGAGCCAGATTGGGGTGACGGTTGGGAGATGTAA
- the LOC130818921 gene encoding uncharacterized protein LOC130818921 isoform X1 yields the protein MRDFPSCFGENAVQISDSSSSNGNKTAQNLVTCVYQCRIRGKSCLITVSWSKNLMGQGLSIGIDDSSNQSLCKVEIKPWLFSKRKGSKCLEIESNNTSINIYWDFSSAKFGSGPEPLEGFYLAIVCDNQMVLLLGDMRKDAFKKTSITQCPNSAVFIAKKEHVYGRKVFYSRSRFSDNGPVHDLMIECDTISTNEPCLIVRVDTKNVLQVKRLRWKFRGNQDIVIDGLSVEFFWDVHSWLFGTCPGSAVFMFRTSVCSERIWANQSVCDPSVLHWSTSERLSKGSSDDWISLACIVQFARRAGSFAAFT from the exons atgagaGATTTCCCATCTTGTTTCGGAGAAAATGCTGTTCAAATAAgtgattcttcatcttcaaatgGTAATAAAACTGCTCAAAATCTGGTTACTTGTGTATATCAATGTCGAATTCGAGGGAAATCATGTCTTATAACAGTATCATGGAGTAAGAATTTGATGGGGCAAGGTCTTAGTATTGGAATTGATGATTCTAGTAACCAATCTTTGTGTAAGGTTGAAATTAAGCCATGGTTATTCTCTAAGAGAAAAGGGTCAAAATGTTTAGAAATTGAGTCtaataatacttctattaaCATATATTGGGATTTTTCATCTGCTAAATTTGGATCTGGACCTGAACCTTTAGAGGGTTTTTACTTAGCAATTGTTTGTGATAATCAAATGGTTTTACTACTTGGGGATATGAGGAAGGATGCCTTTAAAAAGACTAGTATTACACAATGTCCTAATTCTGCTGTTTTCATTGCAAAGAAAGAACATGTTTATGGCAGGAAGGTTTTCTATTCTAGGTCAAGGTTTAGTGATAATGGTCCTGTGCACGATCTCATGATCGAGTGTGATACGATTAGCACAAATGAACCGTGTTTGATTGTTCGTGTCGATACCAAGAATGTGTTGCAGGTGAAGAGGCTAAGATGGAAATTTCGCGGTAATCAGGATATTGTGATTGATGGGTTATCTGTTGAGTTTTTCTGGGATGTGCATAGTTGGCTTTTTGGTACATGTCCTGGAAGTGCAGTTTTTATGTTCAGAACTAGTGTTTGTTCTGAGAGGATATGGGCTAATCAGTCTGTTTGTGATCCTAGTGTATTGCATTGGTCGACTTCGGAAAG GCTATCCAAGGGGTCAAGTGATGACTGGATCTCATTGGCGTGCATTGTGCAATTTGCTAGACGTGCTGGTAGCTTTGCCGCTTTTACATGA
- the LOC130818921 gene encoding uncharacterized protein LOC130818921 isoform X3: MRDFPSCFGENAVQISDSSSSNGNKTAQNLVTCVYQCRIRGKSCLITVSWSKNLMGQGLSIGIDDSSNQSLCKVEIKPWLFSKRKGSKCLEIESNNTSINIYWDFSSAKFGSGPEPLEGFYLAIVCDNQMVLLLGDMRKDAFKKTSITQCPNSAVFIAKKEHVYGRKVFYSRSRFSDNGPVHDLMIECDTISTNEPCLIVRVDTKNVLQVKRLRWKFRGNQDIVIDGLSVEFFWDVHSWLFGTCPGSAVFMFRTSVCSERIWANQSVCDPSVLHWSTSERI; the protein is encoded by the exons atgagaGATTTCCCATCTTGTTTCGGAGAAAATGCTGTTCAAATAAgtgattcttcatcttcaaatgGTAATAAAACTGCTCAAAATCTGGTTACTTGTGTATATCAATGTCGAATTCGAGGGAAATCATGTCTTATAACAGTATCATGGAGTAAGAATTTGATGGGGCAAGGTCTTAGTATTGGAATTGATGATTCTAGTAACCAATCTTTGTGTAAGGTTGAAATTAAGCCATGGTTATTCTCTAAGAGAAAAGGGTCAAAATGTTTAGAAATTGAGTCtaataatacttctattaaCATATATTGGGATTTTTCATCTGCTAAATTTGGATCTGGACCTGAACCTTTAGAGGGTTTTTACTTAGCAATTGTTTGTGATAATCAAATGGTTTTACTACTTGGGGATATGAGGAAGGATGCCTTTAAAAAGACTAGTATTACACAATGTCCTAATTCTGCTGTTTTCATTGCAAAGAAAGAACATGTTTATGGCAGGAAGGTTTTCTATTCTAGGTCAAGGTTTAGTGATAATGGTCCTGTGCACGATCTCATGATCGAGTGTGATACGATTAGCACAAATGAACCGTGTTTGATTGTTCGTGTCGATACCAAGAATGTGTTGCAGGTGAAGAGGCTAAGATGGAAATTTCGCGGTAATCAGGATATTGTGATTGATGGGTTATCTGTTGAGTTTTTCTGGGATGTGCATAGTTGGCTTTTTGGTACATGTCCTGGAAGTGCAGTTTTTATGTTCAGAACTAGTGTTTGTTCTGAGAGGATATGGGCTAATCAGTCTGTTTGTGATCCTAGTGTATTGCATTGGTCGACTTCGGAAAG GATCTAA
- the LOC130818921 gene encoding uncharacterized protein LOC130818921 isoform X2 yields the protein MRDFPSCFGENAVQISDSSSSNGNKTAQNLVTCVYQCRIRGKSCLITVSWSKNLMGQGLSIGIDDSSNQSLCKVEIKPWLFSKRKGSKCLEIESNNTSINIYWDFSSAKFGSGPEPLEGFYLAIVCDNQMVLLLGDMRKDAFKKTSITQCPNSAVFIAKKEHVYGRKVFYSRSRFSDNGPVHDLMIECDTISTNEPCLIVRVDTKNVLQVKRLRWKFRGNQDIVIDGLSVEFFWDVHSWLFGTCPGSAVFMFRTSVCSERIWANQSVCDPSVLHWSTSERFRDSQSHNYCFSLILYAWKQE from the coding sequence atgagaGATTTCCCATCTTGTTTCGGAGAAAATGCTGTTCAAATAAgtgattcttcatcttcaaatgGTAATAAAACTGCTCAAAATCTGGTTACTTGTGTATATCAATGTCGAATTCGAGGGAAATCATGTCTTATAACAGTATCATGGAGTAAGAATTTGATGGGGCAAGGTCTTAGTATTGGAATTGATGATTCTAGTAACCAATCTTTGTGTAAGGTTGAAATTAAGCCATGGTTATTCTCTAAGAGAAAAGGGTCAAAATGTTTAGAAATTGAGTCtaataatacttctattaaCATATATTGGGATTTTTCATCTGCTAAATTTGGATCTGGACCTGAACCTTTAGAGGGTTTTTACTTAGCAATTGTTTGTGATAATCAAATGGTTTTACTACTTGGGGATATGAGGAAGGATGCCTTTAAAAAGACTAGTATTACACAATGTCCTAATTCTGCTGTTTTCATTGCAAAGAAAGAACATGTTTATGGCAGGAAGGTTTTCTATTCTAGGTCAAGGTTTAGTGATAATGGTCCTGTGCACGATCTCATGATCGAGTGTGATACGATTAGCACAAATGAACCGTGTTTGATTGTTCGTGTCGATACCAAGAATGTGTTGCAGGTGAAGAGGCTAAGATGGAAATTTCGCGGTAATCAGGATATTGTGATTGATGGGTTATCTGTTGAGTTTTTCTGGGATGTGCATAGTTGGCTTTTTGGTACATGTCCTGGAAGTGCAGTTTTTATGTTCAGAACTAGTGTTTGTTCTGAGAGGATATGGGCTAATCAGTCTGTTTGTGATCCTAGTGTATTGCATTGGTCGACTTCGGAAAGGTTTCGAGATTCTCAATCACATAACTATTGTTTCTCTTTGATTTTGTATGCTTGGAAGCAAGAATAG